The following coding sequences are from one Atribacteraceae bacterium window:
- a CDS encoding alcohol dehydrogenase catalytic domain-containing protein, which produces MSWTMKAAVMQGIGKIEIENVEAPVPREHEVLIRVKSVGVCGSDVHYFVEGRIGDFIVEPPFILGHECSGEIAEVGECVTTLKPGDRVTVEPGVPCGGCEKCLTGRYNLCPDMTFWATPPVNGVFCEYVTHPAQF; this is translated from the coding sequence ATGTCCTGGACGATGAAAGCAGCGGTTATGCAAGGTATTGGAAAGATCGAAATAGAAAACGTGGAAGCTCCCGTCCCCCGGGAACACGAAGTTCTGATCCGAGTGAAAAGTGTCGGAGTCTGTGGCTCGGATGTTCATTATTTCGTGGAGGGGCGTATCGGAGACTTCATTGTGGAGCCACCCTTCATACTGGGTCATGAGTGTTCGGGAGAAATCGCCGAAGTGGGTGAATGCGTGACCACGCTCAAGCCTGGTGACCGGGTTACCGTGGAACCGGGGGTGCCCTGCGGGGGCTGTGAAAAATGCCTGACCGGCCGGTATAACCTCTGTCCCGATATGACTTTCTGGGCCACACCGCCGGTCAATGGGGTGTTTTGCGAATACGTGACCCATCCCGCTCAGTTTG